A stretch of DNA from Brevibacterium sp. CBA3109:
GAGGCGAATCGTATCGGCGGCGGTCATTCCACGATGGGGCCTCCACGTTCGTCCGCGGGATCGTGGCAGATCCGCAGAATCTCCGTGGCCTTCGCCAGATCGTGCGCCTCCAAGGCGTCTATGATCCGTTCATGATCGGAAGCGACCCGCTCCACGTGCTCCCGGCCCGGCGTGTACGTCAGTGCGATGCGTCGCTGCACAGGGTGGCTCCAGACCGAGCCCAGGAGCTCGAGCATGTAGCCATTGGGGCACGGCTCGACCAATCGACGATGGAACCTGAGAGAGACGTCGAAAACCTCCATACCATCCGTCGGGCTGCACAGCCTCGCCTCAGCAGCAAGGGTTCGCAGATGAAGCAGGTCCCTGGGTGTATGCCTGCCGAAAGCCGATCGGAGCGCGAGTTCTTCGAGAGCCGCGCGCACCTCGAAGACATCTTCGACCTGATTTCGCGAGAGATCCGTGACGAAGTACCCGCGCGAGGCCACCAAGGTCGCCAGACCATCGGTCGTCAGCTGAGTCAGCGCGTCGCGCACAGGAGTCCGGGATACGTCGAACTGCGCCGCGATCTTCTCTTGCACCAGAGGCTCACCGGCGGCCAGTTCCCCGCTCACGATCAATCGACTGACGTTCTCATAGACCTGCTCGGCCAACGGCTTGCCTGCGGCGTCTTCCGTGCCCATCGTTTCCTCCCGGCGATCTCAGCGTCCGTGCTCGATCCGCCGACCACGATGCTCGTGATCCGCGCTGCTGCTACCTCTACTCTTCCGCGATTGCCTCGGATTGCAAAATCATGTCGACATAGTACACACTGTATACAGTAGATTGAAGAAGTTCTGCTTACTCGAGCAAGGAGGCTCCCCATGGCTGATCACATCCTTAACACCTGGTACGTTGCGGCATGGTCGGATGAAGTGACGAACAAACCCATCCGGAGAATGATCTGCGAACAATCCATCGTTCTCTACCGCATTTCCGATGATCAGGCCAAGGCGCTTGCCGACCGTTGCGCCCATCGGGCGTTCCCCTTGTCCAAAGGTCGAATGCTGGGTGACTCCATCGAGTGCGGTTATCACGGCTTCACCTACGGACCTGATGGGCGGTGCACGAAGGTTCCCGGCCAGACGACGCTGCCAGAGCGGGCAGTCGTCCGTTCCTACCCCCTTCACGAGAAGGACGGCTGGATCTGGGTATGGATGGGGGGCGACCCTGCGGATGCCGATCCCAGCGATATTCCGGACACCCATTGGATGAATGATCCCAACTGGACCTCCGTCGAGCACTCCCTCCAAGTCGACTGTCGAGCCGAACTCGTGCACGACAATCTGCTCGACCTCACCCACGAGTCCTTCCTCCACAAGACGACTGTCGGCGACGACTACATCTACGAATACGGCATCACAGTCGAAGTCGACGACAATGTGGTGCTGGTGGACAGACTCATGCCCTCCGTACCCGCACCGCCACTGTACGCAGACACGATGGGAATCGACGGAAACTGGGATCGCTTCCACGCCACCGAATTCTTTGTCCCCAACAACCTCACACTTCACTCGGGCATCACGGCAGAGGGCGCGCCACGAGAAGAGGGCTACCTCATCAAAGTGCTCAACGCCATCACCCCGATCGATGCTCATACCTGCTGGTACTACTATTCATTCGCCCGCAACTTCGCCGTCGACAACGTCGAAGCCACCGAGCAGCTTCGTGAGGGTCTGGGTCTGGTGCTCGAAGAGGACAAGGACGCGCTCGAGGCGCAGGAGCTGGGAATGCAGACACGCCCCGGCCGGGAGTTCGACGTCCTCATTGCCCAGGACGGCGGCGTCGCCAAGGCCCGTCGCATCCACCAGGCGCTATTGAAGAAGGAAGCCAAGGAACGCGAGGCGAAGGAACCTCGCCGACCCGGCGCGCCGGCGAATACAAAGCCCATCGGTGCAGCAGCTCGCCGACAAGCGCAGAAGGCGGCGGCAGCCGGCGCGGGAAGGTCCGCAGCCGAGTCGACCACCTCGGCGGAGGCCACGAGCACCGCAGCCGGCGGGAGGTGATCGGGGATGTGGATGCTCGAGCGCGCGAACTCCCTCAGCGCCGCACCGACCATGCCCGATGGCAGCCGCGTCCTGGCCGCCAACCCTGACAGCGCCGAACGCGGCGACCCGTGGCGCTGGTCGATCACTCTTCATACGTCGCCGGACGGGGTAAGCACCTCTGTGAAGACTGATGAGTCCTTCGTCGTCCACACGGTCGAGCTTCTCGACGCAACCCACTGCTCGACTGTGCTCACACGATGCACCGGCGATGTCATCGTCGTCGCTGTCAAGACGGGGGAAGCGCTCATCACGGTGCCCGATGGTCCTTGGCAGCGGCGAATCCATCCCGGTGACTCCTTCGTCCTCGAGGGCGAAGTGAACGAGACCATTCGTGTCGAGCTCACCGACACACAATCGACCGCACCGTCTACTGCCTCACCCCCACCAGGACCGCTGCTCTTCGCTGGGTCCCCTGAAGCGCACAAGGAGTTGAGAATGCCATCAACAGTCGAGACGCCCACCGCCGCAGCAGAACTTCGCGATGGAGCCGGCGCCGGCGCCGAATCCAACACCCCCGCCGAGGCAGGCCCCCGGTCGCGCAGACGGCTGTCGTTCTTCGACGCATACGTCACGCAGATGCGAGTGGAGGCCGATGGCGTACTGTCCGTCGAGTTCACGCCGAGCGAGAGCGAAGCCGGGACACCATCACTTGTGGGCCTCCACCGCTGGGAGCCCGGAGCGCACCTTGACGTCCTCATGGGCGAGAGACTGGTGCGCCAGTTCTCCTTGTGCTCCCGACCGGGGGAGCCTCTGAAGGTGGCCGTGCTGCGCGAACCCGAATCGCGCGGCGGATCAGCTCACGTTCATGAGGTTCTTCGGCCGGGTTCTCAGGTTCGGCTGCGTGGGCCCAAGAACACCTTCCCACTCGAGCCCGCCGAGCACTATCGATTCATCGCCGCGGGGATCGGAATCACGCCCATCATCGCCATGGTACGCGAGGCCCATCGACGGGGCATCCCCTGGACGCTCGACTACCTCGGAAGGTCGCGTGAGACAATGGCCTTCGTCGCTGAGCTCGAAGATTTCGGCGACTGCGTGTACATTCATGAAAGTGGCGCGGACGGTCGCTTCAATCTCGGGGCACATCTCATCGAACCGGACGCCGGGGAGCTGGCATACGCTTGTGGACCGGCGGGGCTGCTCAATGAGCTGGCTGAAGCAGCGGAGTCATGGGAAAACCCCGATCTGCTACGCACCGAACTGTTCCTGGCTCAGCCCTCCGACGGTTCGACCACTGCCGGTGTCGGCTCAGATGGCCCCGGGCCGAGCAGTGCCGAATCGGGAGCTTCGCTCTTCGACGGCCCCGACGACAGCAGATCGACCGGCGATGCTCCTTTCACTGTCACGCTGACCACAGGCGAGTCGGTCGAGGTTCCCGCTGACAGGTCGGTTCTCGAATCACTGGAAGACGCAGGGTTTGCACCCCTGAGCTCGTGCCGCGAAGGAATCTGCGGCACTTGCGAGACCGCGGTGATCAACGGCGAGGTCGATCACCGCGACAGCCTCCTGTCCGAGGAGGAGAGGACGGACAGTGAGACGATGATGATCTGCGTCTCGCGTTCGTGTGGAACTTCCGGCCTCACTCTCGAACTCGAATGACCGGTTTCAGGCATCTGCTGCCGTAGCAGCCACCGGGGCACTGCCCAGCACGTTCACTTAGTCAGGTACTCGTCGAGATCGTCGAGGATGAGCCCAGCACCTGTGGGCCCGAGGCCGAGGAACCACACAGCGTCCTCGACACGAATCGCCTTGCCGTCCTTTACCGCGTCAAGACCCTTCCACTGACTCGATTTGAGGGCCTTGTCCTCGCCTGTGGCCTTGGGATCACCGTAGCTCGTGTAGAAGATATAGTCACCGCCGGCCTGATCGAGGTTCTCCGGTGAGATCTCAACGGCGAGTTCGTCGACGTCCTGCTTCTCCGGGCGTTTGAAGCCGGCATCGCCGAGGATGACTCCGATGAGTGACTGATTCGCATAGAGGCGCAGTTTCTCGAGCATGAACCGTACGAGAGAGATCGTCGGGTTGCCGTCGACGGACTTCTTCAGCGTCTTCGCTTCCTCCGCATATTCCTCGAGGTCCGCGGTGGCCTCCTTCTCCATTCCCAGGGCGTCGCCGACGAGGCGGAAGTTCTCCTTCCACGGGAACCCAGGGCGGATCGAGAATACCGTCGGAGCGATCGAGTCGAGCTCATCGTAGAGCTTGTCTGCCCGCAGCTGGCTGCCGAGGATGAGGTCGGGTTCGAGCGAGGCGATCTTCTCGAGATCGAGCTCATTGATCGTATCGACGGTCTCGACACCGTCGACCTTGTCTTCGAGGTAGCTCGGCACCGGGTTTGACCCTTCGGTGGTCACCATTCCGACAGGCTTGATGCCCAGCGAGAGGACGTCGTCGAGTTCGCCGGTGTCGAGGACGACGACCCGTTCAGGCTTCTTTTCAATCTCCGTCGACCCGTTCGCGTGCTTGATCGTGCGTGGGAACTCCCCCGGCTCGGCGTCGGTGCCGAGCTTCGCAGTCTCCTCATCCGCGGTTCCGAAGGCCTCACCACCAGTGGCGACATCTTTGTTGCCCGATTCGCCGCTACCTCCCTGGTCACCATCGGCGGCGCAGCCGCTTGCGAGGAGGGCAATGATCAAGGTTGCTGCAGCAAGCGCCGCGGCGCTCCGAGGAAAAGAAATCTTCGTAAGGGC
This window harbors:
- a CDS encoding GntR family transcriptional regulator, with amino-acid sequence MGTEDAAGKPLAEQVYENVSRLIVSGELAAGEPLVQEKIAAQFDVSRTPVRDALTQLTTDGLATLVASRGYFVTDLSRNQVEDVFEVRAALEELALRSAFGRHTPRDLLHLRTLAAEARLCSPTDGMEVFDVSLRFHRRLVEPCPNGYMLELLGSVWSHPVQRRIALTYTPGREHVERVASDHERIIDALEAHDLAKATEILRICHDPADERGGPIVE
- a CDS encoding aromatic ring-hydroxylating dioxygenase subunit alpha; its protein translation is MADHILNTWYVAAWSDEVTNKPIRRMICEQSIVLYRISDDQAKALADRCAHRAFPLSKGRMLGDSIECGYHGFTYGPDGRCTKVPGQTTLPERAVVRSYPLHEKDGWIWVWMGGDPADADPSDIPDTHWMNDPNWTSVEHSLQVDCRAELVHDNLLDLTHESFLHKTTVGDDYIYEYGITVEVDDNVVLVDRLMPSVPAPPLYADTMGIDGNWDRFHATEFFVPNNLTLHSGITAEGAPREEGYLIKVLNAITPIDAHTCWYYYSFARNFAVDNVEATEQLREGLGLVLEEDKDALEAQELGMQTRPGREFDVLIAQDGGVAKARRIHQALLKKEAKEREAKEPRRPGAPANTKPIGAAARRQAQKAAAAGAGRSAAESTTSAEATSTAAGGR
- a CDS encoding PDR/VanB family oxidoreductase, which codes for MWMLERANSLSAAPTMPDGSRVLAANPDSAERGDPWRWSITLHTSPDGVSTSVKTDESFVVHTVELLDATHCSTVLTRCTGDVIVVAVKTGEALITVPDGPWQRRIHPGDSFVLEGEVNETIRVELTDTQSTAPSTASPPPGPLLFAGSPEAHKELRMPSTVETPTAAAELRDGAGAGAESNTPAEAGPRSRRRLSFFDAYVTQMRVEADGVLSVEFTPSESEAGTPSLVGLHRWEPGAHLDVLMGERLVRQFSLCSRPGEPLKVAVLREPESRGGSAHVHEVLRPGSQVRLRGPKNTFPLEPAEHYRFIAAGIGITPIIAMVREAHRRGIPWTLDYLGRSRETMAFVAELEDFGDCVYIHESGADGRFNLGAHLIEPDAGELAYACGPAGLLNELAEAAESWENPDLLRTELFLAQPSDGSTTAGVGSDGPGPSSAESGASLFDGPDDSRSTGDAPFTVTLTTGESVEVPADRSVLESLEDAGFAPLSSCREGICGTCETAVINGEVDHRDSLLSEEERTDSETMMICVSRSCGTSGLTLELE
- a CDS encoding ABC transporter substrate-binding protein, with the translated sequence MALLASGCAADGDQGGSGESGNKDVATGGEAFGTADEETAKLGTDAEPGEFPRTIKHANGSTEIEKKPERVVVLDTGELDDVLSLGIKPVGMVTTEGSNPVPSYLEDKVDGVETVDTINELDLEKIASLEPDLILGSQLRADKLYDELDSIAPTVFSIRPGFPWKENFRLVGDALGMEKEATADLEEYAEEAKTLKKSVDGNPTISLVRFMLEKLRLYANQSLIGVILGDAGFKRPEKQDVDELAVEISPENLDQAGGDYIFYTSYGDPKATGEDKALKSSQWKGLDAVKDGKAIRVEDAVWFLGLGPTGAGLILDDLDEYLTK